One stretch of Nicotiana tabacum cultivar K326 chromosome 18, ASM71507v2, whole genome shotgun sequence DNA includes these proteins:
- the LOC107780641 gene encoding cytochrome P450 94A2-like produces MDVQLYYYLAFSLVAIFFNLLSISRKGQPYPKSFPLIGSSLEFIRNRHRIILWISENFDKLSTSTYLLEGPLGLNVIFTTNPSNVKHILKTRFNIYRKESTLTSALSDLFRKGLFLVDGAEWNSQRQFIRHDFNLKMFPAYIFVTEKELSRRLSPFLSTVAKGKTTIVELQDMFRRLTFDLACQLGFGFDPEYLLPSLPATPFADAYETAVKICIRRVNTLPLIWKATKKLFNTGQPSDAWGSDWADFRPERWLEKSAGNTGRNFTYPVFQAGPRTCLGKDIAIMQMKMVVTTVLKRFRVLPAEDNFSPNYDASMTSKMKGGFPVRILERH; encoded by the exons ATGGATGTTCAATTGTATTACTACCTGGCGTTTTCCTTAGTTGCCATATTCTTCAATCTTCTTTCAATATCAAGGAAAGGGCAGCCTTATCCAAAATCATTTCCCCTAATTGGTTCCTCATTGGAATTCATCAGAAATCGTCATCGTATTATCCTATGGATTAGTGAAAACTTTGACAAGTTATCAACCTCCACATATTTACTTGAAGGTCCGTTAGGTCTAAATGTAATATTCACTACAAACCCCTCAAATGTCAAGCATATCCTCAAGACTCGCTTCAATATTTACCGCAAAGAAAGTACACTAACATCAGCTTTATCAGATTTATTCAGGAAAGGCCTCTTCCTTGTTGATGGTGCCGAATGGAATTCTCAAAGACAATTTATCCGACACGATTTCAATCTAAAAATGTTCCCTGCTTATATATTTGTAACAGAGAAAGAGCTCTCGCGTCGTCTTTCACCTTTTCTAAGTACAGTAGCCAAGGGAAAAACTACCATTGTCGAACTTCAGGACATGTTTCGTCGCCTGACGTTTGATTTGGCATGTCAGCTTGGGTTTGGTTTTGATCCTGAATATTTATTACCGTCTTTGCCAGCAACTCCATTTGCAGACGCTTATGAAACAGCTGTGAAAATTTGCATAAGAAGAGTAAATACCTTACCTCTCATATGGAAAGCTACAAAGAAGCTTTTCAACACTG GTCAGCCGAGTGATGCATGGGGTTCAGATTGGGCTGATTTCCGTCCAGAAAGATGGTTGGAGAAAAGTGCTGGCAACACAGGACGTAATTTCACATATCCAGTGTTTCAAGCAGGGCCAAGGACTTGTCTTGGAAAAGATATTGCAATCATGCAGATGAAAATGGTGGTTACCACTGTCCTAAAGCGCTTTCGGGTTCTGCCCGCTGAGGACAACTTTTCTCCAAATTATGATGCATCTATGACATCGAAGATGAAAGGTGGCTTTCCAGTAAGAATTCTAGAGCGTCATTAG